From the Ctenopharyngodon idella isolate HZGC_01 chromosome 3, HZGC01, whole genome shotgun sequence genome, one window contains:
- the LOC127508861 gene encoding gastrula zinc finger protein XlCGF8.2DB-like, with the protein MVLIIKEETEDMKMAFIKEETEDMKIEETFRVKHEDTEEQTDLMALKEASHELNEKEEEKEHYDKHHNFMTGERATQAKKSSSQKRAQKTGTKSYFTCQQCGKSFDQHRNLQVHLRVHTRESSFTCQQCGKSFTRKENLQVHLRIHTGEKPHTCQQCGKSFTVKGNLKDHMRIHTGEKPFTCQQCGQSFSQKGSLKVHMRIHTGEKPFTCQQCRQSFTHKENLKVHMRIHTGEKPYTCQQCGQSFTLKGNLIDHNRIHTGEKPFTCQQCGQSFSQKGTLIVHMRIHTREKAFICQQCGKSFTHKGSLKVHMRIHTGEKPYTCQQCGKSFSQKGSLIAHMRTHTGESPFACQ; encoded by the exons ATGGTGCTTATTATTAAAGAGGAAACTGAAGACATGaagatggcgtttattaaagaggagactgaagacatgaagattgaagaaacattcagagtgaaacatgaagatactgaggaacaaacag ACCTAATGGCACTGAAAGAGGCGAGTCATGAACTTAATGAAAAGGAAGAAGAGAAAGAACATTATGATAAACATCACAATTTCATGACTGGGGAAAGAGCGACACAGGCTAAAAAGTCTTCCTCAcaaaaaagagctcaaaagacaggaactaaaagttatttcacctgccaacagtgtggaaagagttttgatCAGCATAGAAACCTTCAAGTCCACTTGAGAGTTCACACTAGAGAGAGCTCCTTCacttgccaacagtgtggaaagagtttcacacgtaaAGAAAACCTTCAAGTCCACttgagaattcatactggagaaaagcctcacacctgccaacaatgtggaaagagttttactgtaaaaggaaaccttaaagaccacatgagaattcacactggagagaaacctttcacctgccagcaatgtggacagagtttcagtcaaaaaggaagccttaaagtccacatgagaattcacaccggagagaaaccTTTTACCTGCCAACAATGTAGACAGAGTTTCACACATAAAGaaaaccttaaagtccacatgagaattcacactggagaaaagccttataCCTGCCAACAATGTGGACAGAGTTTCACACTTAAAGGAAACCTTATAGACCACAatagaattcacactggagagaaacctttcacctgccaacaatgtggacagagtttcagtCAAAAAGGAACTCTtatagtccacatgagaattcacactcgAGAGAAGGCTTTCatctgccaacagtgtggaaagagtttcacacataaaggaagccttaaagtccacatgagaattcacactggagaaaagccttacacctgccaacagtgtggaaagagtttcagtcaaaAAGGAAGCCTTATAGCCCACATGAgaactcacactggagagagcccATTTGCCTGCCAatag